One genomic region from Bacteroidales bacterium encodes:
- a CDS encoding XRE family transcriptional regulator, with amino-acid sequence MIHIGKLIEEEMRLQERTPAWLAKKINCERPNVYYIFRQKSINTDLLLRISHALNHNFFLYYIKEYEEGEE; translated from the coding sequence ATGATACACATTGGCAAACTCATCGAAGAGGAAATGAGACTACAGGAGAGAACTCCTGCCTGGCTTGCAAAAAAGATTAATTGCGAGCGTCCCAACGTATATTATATCTTCCGCCAAAAATCAATAAACACCGATTTACTTCTGCGTATTTCACACGCATTAAACCACAACTTCTTTCTGTACTACATAAAGGAATATGAAGAGGGAGAAGAGTAA
- a CDS encoding Ig domain-containing protein, which translates to MKTFRLLLYLLLPAFILTSVAVSTTSCSDEEGGEIEDIQFTNVRNGRITLDEGEDFVITYIITPTDMQDVAEITWETTDKSVARVRNGKVSAEGEGVATITAYAGNVSASVEVRVNPVEVTSFTLPNSINAYIDQRVKVDVTGIEPENGSISTIEWRVADEDIATAEVEDGVLYVTALKNGTTTLTGVAADFKESCSIVVKEYIPVKSIKVNLGNSTIEAKKTTTVSASITPSNASIKEISWSFSPSSYVEFNEETNTIKGLKAGDVTVTATSVDGVSGEATLKIIPAQMNLSLEKSANDKTSTYMNIITPDGSVSKFNKTIEFTLIDLNDEENDLSGATWKSSNTSVATVENGVVTAKGHGYTDISATINNTTVTTRVRSVKSSAFKLAVVRTSTDETTPSVATVQKTFYREYVDAAFINDDELSRSLFLEEIGQTYTATSSNSNLSIYTNSMEPEILIVNALAPTTGSISISAKYGTGATISVSMGIRSFTFIGYNSGTNYGTVQNGGSLTVTRYGSESIETYANVGSTYDEKSSELIYTGLWYELNWTSDNSSREHPFYRDMLFYTGTYNNLSMSDFGTFTCNLTFRIE; encoded by the coding sequence ATGAAGACTTTTAGACTATTATTGTATCTATTGCTACCTGCTTTTATTTTAACTTCGGTAGCAGTAAGTACTACATCGTGTAGCGATGAAGAGGGTGGAGAGATTGAAGATATTCAATTCACTAACGTACGTAATGGCAGGATTACTCTTGACGAGGGAGAAGATTTTGTAATTACATATATTATCACTCCTACCGATATGCAAGATGTTGCCGAGATAACTTGGGAGACAACCGACAAGAGTGTTGCAAGAGTCAGAAACGGAAAGGTTTCGGCAGAGGGCGAAGGTGTTGCAACTATTACTGCATACGCAGGTAATGTTTCGGCTTCGGTTGAGGTTAGAGTAAATCCTGTTGAGGTAACATCGTTCACTCTTCCAAACTCAATAAATGCCTACATTGACCAACGTGTTAAGGTTGATGTTACTGGCATAGAGCCTGAGAATGGCTCTATCTCAACAATTGAGTGGCGTGTTGCAGATGAAGATATTGCTACGGCTGAGGTTGAAGATGGAGTTCTTTATGTTACTGCTCTCAAAAATGGTACAACAACCCTAACTGGTGTTGCTGCCGACTTCAAAGAGAGTTGCTCTATTGTTGTAAAAGAGTATATCCCAGTTAAATCAATAAAAGTAAATTTGGGCAATAGCACTATTGAGGCAAAGAAAACTACAACAGTAAGTGCATCTATTACTCCTTCAAATGCTTCAATTAAAGAGATCTCTTGGTCTTTCTCTCCTTCAAGTTATGTTGAGTTTAATGAGGAGACCAACACTATAAAGGGATTGAAAGCGGGCGATGTTACCGTTACCGCAACAAGTGTTGATGGCGTAAGTGGCGAGGCAACTCTTAAGATTATCCCTGCACAGATGAATCTCTCTCTTGAGAAGAGTGCAAATGATAAGACTTCAACATATATGAACATTATCACTCCTGACGGAAGTGTCTCTAAATTTAACAAAACAATAGAGTTTACTCTAATAGATCTTAACGATGAAGAGAACGATTTGAGTGGTGCCACATGGAAATCTTCAAACACTTCGGTTGCCACAGTTGAGAATGGTGTTGTAACTGCAAAAGGTCACGGATATACCGATATTTCTGCTACTATAAACAACACAACAGTTACCACAAGGGTTCGTTCAGTTAAAAGCAGTGCCTTTAAATTGGCAGTTGTTCGTACCAGTACAGATGAGACTACACCCTCAGTTGCAACTGTTCAAAAAACATTCTATAGAGAGTATGTTGATGCGGCTTTCATCAATGATGACGAGTTATCCAGATCATTATTCCTTGAAGAAATAGGGCAAACATATACAGCAACAAGCAGCAACAGTAATTTATCAATTTATACAAACTCAATGGAGCCTGAAATTCTAATTGTTAATGCTCTTGCTCCAACAACAGGAAGCATATCAATCAGTGCCAAATATGGCACAGGAGCAACAATTAGCGTATCAATGGGAATAAGAAGTTTTACCTTTATTGGATATAACAGCGGAACAAACTATGGTACAGTGCAAAATGGTGGAAGTTTAACTGTTACCCGTTATGGCAGCGAATCGATAGAGACCTATGCAAACGTTGGCTCTACATACGATGAAAAGTCATCGGAGTTGATATACACAGGTCTGTGGTATGAACTAAACTGGACCTCTGATAACAGTAGCCGCGAGCATCCATTTTACAGAGACATGCTATTCTACACAGGAACATACAACAATCTTTCAATGAGTGATTTTGGAACATTCACATGTAATTTAACATTCAGGATCGAATAA